The genomic DNA CTACATGTGATGCTGTAATGCATACAATCTGTGCGATGAAGTCAATACCCTTCGTTGTAGACCAACCAAAAACTCATGACCATGCCCTCACATTTTTTCCCAGACAAGCTTCCTTAACTTGCAACGTATGTGGTTTCCTCAGAAAAAACCATCCCACCTACGTTTGTCTCAGATGTAACTTTGTTGCTCATAAAGATTGTATGTATTCTCCACGCATCATCAAGATTTCACGTCACCACCATCGCATCTCCTACATTTCTTCTCTCCCGTCTGAAGAATGGTCTTGTGGAGTTTGTCGTAAAAGCATCGACGATGATTATAGTGCATATACTTGTGACAAATGTGATGATTATGCTGTTCACGTAAGATGTGCTCTACGGCAAGATGTGTGGGATGGAGTTGAACTCGAAGATGTACCAGAACAAGAAGATATAACACAAGATGTTGGGCCGTTCGAGATTATATTTGAAGGAGTGatacttcattttcttcatgaCCACTATCTTCAGCTCGTCGTTAGCATAATTTGTGATGAGAACAAGTTTTGCCAAGTGTGTGTTATGCCTATCTTTGAAGGTAAATTCTATTCTTGTATGGAGTGTGAATTCATCCTCCATGAAACATGCGCACAATCTCCCCGCAGAATACAACATGTGTTACATCCTCATCCACTTGAATTGATTCCAATGAGTAGTAGTAAATATGGTAAGGATAACTTCTACTGTGATGCATGTTACCGTTATTGTGGCGACTTTATGTATTCATGTCCTGTAGCGGAATGTGATTTCGGTGTAGATGTAAGGTGTGCTGCAATATCTGAGCCATTTGATTTCCAGGGTCATGAACATCCCTTGTTCCTAGCTTTACACCCAAACGTCAAGCCAATATGTGAGGTTTGTAAATCAGAATGTTATAAACAATTTAATTGCATCAAATGCGATTTCATTGTTTGTATCAAGTGTGCTACCTTACCATACAAAGCAAGGTATAAGCACGACAAACACTTTCTTAAACTTTTATGGGGGAAAGAGGTGTGTGAAAAAGATTGGTGTGAAGTCTGCGAGCGTAATTTGAGAGACACNNNNNNNNNNNNNNNNNNNNNNNNNNNNNNNNNNNNNNNNNNNNNNNNNNNNNNNNNNNNNNNNNNNNNNNNNNNNNNNNNNNNNNNNNNNNNNNNNNNNNNNNNNNNNNNNNNNNNNNNNNNNNNNNNNNNNNNNNNNNNNNNNNNNNNNNNNNNNNNNNNNNNNNNNNNNNNNNNNNNNNNNNNNNNNNNNNNNNNNNNNNNNNNNNNNNNNNNNNNNNNNNNNNNNNNNNNNNNNNNNNNNNNNNNNNNNNNNNNNNNNNNNNNNNNNNNNNNNNNNNNNNNNNNNNNNNNNNNNNNNNNNNNNNNNNNNNNNNNNNNNNNNNNNNNNNNNNNNNNNNNNNNNNNNNNNNNNNNNNNNNNNNNNNNNNNNNNNNNNNNNNNNNNNNNNNNNNNNNNNNNNNNNNNNNNNNNNNNNNNNNNNNNNNNNNNNNNNNNNNNNNNNNNNNNNNNNNNNNNNNNNNNNNNNNNNNNNNNNNNNNNNNNNNNNNNNNNNNNNNNNNNNNNNNNNNNNNNNNNNNNNNNNNNNNNNNNNNNNNNNNNNNNNNNNNNNNNNNNNNNNNNNNNNNNNNNNNNNNNNNNNNNNNNNNNNNNNNNNNNNNNNNNNNNNNNNNNNNNNNNNNNNNNNNNNNNNNNNNNNNNNNNNNNNNNNNNNNNNNNNNNNNNNNNNNNNNNNNNNNNNNNNNNNNNNNNNNNNNNNNNNNNNNNNNNNNNNNNNNNNNNNNNNNNNNNNNNNNNNNNNNNNNNNNNNNNNNNNNNNNNNNNNNNNNNNNNNNNNNNNNNNNNNNNNNNNNNNNNNNNNNNNNNNNNNNNNNNNNNNNNNNNNNNNNNNNNNNNNNNNNNNNNNNNNNNNNNNNNNNNNNNNNNNNNNNNNNNNNNNNNNNNNNNNNNNNNNNNNNNNNNNNNNNNNNNNNNNNNNNNNNNNNNNNNNNNNNNNNNNNNNNNNNNNNNNNNNNNNNNNNNNNNNNNNNNNNNNNNNNNNNNNNNNNNNNNNNNNNNNNNNNNNNNNNNNNNNNNNNNNNNNNNNNNNNNNNNNNNNNNNNNNNNNNNNNNNNNNNNNNNNNNNNNNNNNNNNNNNNNNNNNNNNNNNNNNNNNNNNNNNNNNNNNNNNNNNNNNNNNNNNNNNNNNNNNNNNNNNNNNNNNNNNNNNNNNNNNNNNNNNNNNNNNNNNNNNNNNNNNNNNNNNNNNNNNNNNNNNNNNNNNNNNNNNNNNNNNNNNNNNNNNNNNNNNNNNNNNNNNNNNNNNNNNNNNNNNNNNNNNNNNNNNNNNNNNNNNNNNNNNNNNNNNNNNNNNNNNNNNNNNNNNNNNNNNNNNNNNNNNNNNNNNNNNNNNNNNNNNNNNNNNNNNNNNNNNNNNNNNNNNNNNNNNNNNNNNNNNNNNNNNNNNNNNNNNNNNNNNNNNNNNNNNNNNNNNNNNNNNNNNNNNNNNNNNNNNNNNNNNNNNNNNNNNNNNNNNNNNNNNNNNNNNNNNNNNNNNNNNNNNNNNNNNNNNNNNNNNNNNNNNNNNNNNNNNNNNNNNNNNNNNNNNNNNNNNNNNNNNNNNNNNNNNNNNNNNNNNNNNNNNNNNNNNNNNNNNNNNNNNNNNNNNNNNNNNNNNNNNNNNNNNNNNNNNNNNNNNNNNNNNNNNNNNNNNNNNNNNNNNNNNNNNNNNNNNNNNNNNNNNNNNNNNNNNNNNNNNNNNNNNNNNNNNNNNNNNNNNNNNNNNNNNNNNNNNNNNNNNNNNNNNNNNNNNNNNNNNNNNNNNNNNNNNNNNNNNNNNNNNNNNNNNNNNNNNNNNNNNNNNNNNNNNNNNNNNNNNNNNNNNNNNNNNNNNNNNNNNNNNNNNNNNNNNNNNNNNNNNNNNNNNNNNNNNNNNNNNNNNNNNNNNNNNNNNNNNNNNNNNNNNNNNNNNNNNNNNNGGTCATGAACATCCCTTGTTCCTAGCTTTACACCCAAACGTCAAGCCAATATGTGAGGTTTGTAAATCAGAATGTTATAAACAATTTAATTGCATCAAATGCGATTTCATTGTTTGTATCAAGTGTGCTACCTTACCATACAAAGCAAGGTATAAGCACGACAAACACTTTCTTAAACTTTTATGGGGGAAAGAGGTGTGTGAAAAAGATTGGTGTGAAGTCTGCGAGCGTAATTTGAgagacacaaacacaaaattcttCTATTGGTGCAACGTTTGCTGCACTACTCTTCACACTGCCTGCTTGTTTGATGACGACCTTTACCTTAAACCTGGTCAAATTTTGGATGTAAGAGAAGGGAATGAGGTGAAACAAGTCAAAGTTCTTGCAAGAAGGAACCTTTCTCGACCACTATGTGATTCTTGTGAGTACACTTGCCAGGGCAGACTATTTACGATAGACAACATCACAACATGTTCTATGAAATGTGCTcgtaata from Camelina sativa cultivar DH55 chromosome 7, Cs, whole genome shotgun sequence includes the following:
- the LOC104703785 gene encoding uncharacterized protein LOC104703785 is translated as MDSIGGFHEVQNDDRLSQLVYYHSIYQPIPKTKKPTSFDKAASRDHPSQPLFLCPLLRIVKDDSDSHTYKVSYSPEYVSSTTRSDKSYEDPLFPLFWCNNKEFDADGGCDICSGSNFGTDYYFCVKCDKVFHKECVQSPFKIKHPYHSEHFLQISYRHPSSPDIKCLCCRRRATDLVYYCTICDVVMHTVCAMKSIPLGGFHEVENDSILSQLVYHHPKYQPIPQTHSPTSDDEAPSHNHTSQPLFLCPYPRCTKKTSNSITYEVSYSPEYISTKITDEDHSVLPLFWCNNQVFDVNGGCQICGGSNSGTDYYFCELSSQIYHKECVQSPFIINHPYHPEHSLQLSYREASAPSIECSCCGRRAINLVYSCTTCDAVMHTICAMKSIPFVVDQPKTHDHALTFFPRQASLTCNVCGFLRKNHPTYVCLRCNFVAHKDCMYSPRIIKISRHHHRISYISSLPSEEWSCGVCRKSIDDDYSAYTCDKCDDYAVHVRCALRQDVWDGVELEDVPEQEDITQDVGPFEIIFEGVILHFLHDHYLQLVVSIICDENKFCQVCVMPIFEGKFYSCMECEFILHETCAQSPRRIQHVLHPHPLELIPMSSSKYGKDNFYCDACYRYCGDFMYSCPVAECDFGVDVRCAAISEPFDFQGHEHPLFLALHPNVKPICEVCKSECYKQFNCIKCDFIVCIKCATLPYKARYKHDKHFLKLLWGKEVCEKDWCEVCERNLRDTNTKFFYWCNVCCTTLHTACLFDDDLYLKPGQILDVREGNEVKQVKVLARRNLSRPLCDSCEYTCQGRLFTIDNITTCSMKCARNII